From a region of the Gossypium raimondii isolate GPD5lz chromosome 10, ASM2569854v1, whole genome shotgun sequence genome:
- the LOC105777076 gene encoding SAL1 phosphatase isoform X2, whose protein sequence is MAYGKELAAAIKAASLAARLCRKVQKALLQSDVRSKHGRNKSPVTVADYGSQALVSFVLQQEFPGEFSLVAEEDSNDLRKDGGGEIVERITKLVNESLTSDGSYGVSLSSEDVLKAIDSGKSEGGSQGRHWVLDPIDGTKGFVRGDQYAVALALLDRGNVVLGVLACPNLPLTSISVAHPHSPNNEVGCLFFAEVGRGTYMQLLDGSSTVKVQVSAVENPEEASFFESYESAHSMHDLSSLIAQKLGVKAAPIRMDSQVKYGALSRGDGAIYLRFPRNGYREKIWDHAAGSIVVTGNTYLS, encoded by the exons ATGGCTTATGGTAAAGAGCTGGCTGCCGCCATCAAAGCTGCCTCTCTCGCTGCTCGTCTCTGTCGG AAAGTTCAAAAGGCGTTGCTTCAATCAGATGTTCGATCAAAACATGGTAGGAATAAAAGTCCCGTAACAGTAGCTGATTATG GCTCACAAGCACTGGTTAGTTTTGTGCTGCAGCAGGAATTTCCCGGTGAATTCTCATTAGTTGCCGAGGAG GATTCGAATGATCTTCGCAAGGATGGTGGTGGGGAAATAGTAGAACGAATTACTAAACTTGTGAATGAATCTCTAACTAGTGACGGATCATACGGTGTTAGTTTATCCTCAGAAGATGTTCTTAAAGCCATTGACAGTGGCAAATCTGAAGGTGGCTCCCAAGGTCGACACTGGGTTTTGGATCCTATAGACGGCACTAAAGG ATTTGTAAGGGGAGATCAATATGCAGTGGCGTTGGCTTTGCTAGACAGAGGAAATGTTGTTTTGGGAGTGCTGGCTTGTCCAAATCTTCCATTAACTTCCATCAGTGTTGCTCATCCACATTCTCCAAATAATGAAGTTGGTTGTCTCTTCTTTGCTGAAGTTGGTCGAGGAACTTATATGCAGCTGCTTGACGGTTCTTCCACGGTCAAG GTGCAGGTAAGTGCTGTTGAAAATCCAGAAGAAGCTTCATTCTTCGAGTCATATGAATCAGCACATTCCATGCATGATCTATCCAGTTTAATTGCCCAA AAACTTGGGGTCAAAGCAGCACCAATTAGAATGGATAGCCAGGTAAAGTACGGCGCTCTTTCCAGAGGAGATGGAGCCATATATCTGCGTTTTCCTCGCAATGGGTATCGAGAGAAAATATGGGATCATGCTGCTGGCTCTATTGTTGTAACTGGTAACACCTATCTCTCTTAA
- the LOC105777077 gene encoding uncharacterized protein LOC105777077 has product MPAVLEEFEPIFGEPKVEWTGSCSGLGQSSAFVFYVHSPDSSHLRICVSDFRHTTWESVRSVWQLEDMRDSVGIGGSWSDFIHYLVASIKSEDVKLLLEALPDSNDTKSAKLVAQKSKGMPRISFSLTKLTGAAASDAVANLSQELFKAFKGLQYLFMEEQERRLQLTKVISVEKEKNEIVQSQLELNSKRQKLQKAINSLDKVDLTNGQNPPGKQAAQGPGPTKVTKRPVPAHRRAKARGIILQDSENETDS; this is encoded by the exons ATGCCAGCGGTGTTGGAAGAATTTGAGCCAATATTCGGCGAACCCAAGGTCGAATGGACGGGTTCTTGTTCGGGTTTGGGCCAATCAAGCGCCTTCGTTTTCTACGTTCATTCTCCCGATTCATCTCATCTAAGGATTTGCGTCTCTGATTTCCGCCACACCACTTGGGAGTCCGTACGCTCCGTTTGGCAGCTTGAGGACATG AGGGACAGTGTTGGGATAGGCGGTTCTTGGTCTGACTTCATTCACTATCTGGTAGCCTCCATTAAGTCTGAAGATGTAAAGCTTCTCTTGGAAGCACTTCCTGATTCAAATG ATACTAAATCTGCAAAGTTAGTTGCTCAGAAATCAAAAGGGATGCCTCGCATTTCCTTTTCCCTCACAAAACTTACTGGTGCTGCTGCTTCAGATGCTGTGGCTAATCTTTCACAGGAACTTTTTAAAGCATTTAAAGGCTTGCAATATCTATTTATGGAAG AACAAGAGCGCCGTTTGCAGTTGACAAAAGTGATATCAGTTGAAAAG GAAAAGAATGAAATCGTTCAGAGCCAATTGGAGCTAAATTCAAAGAGGCAAAAGTTACAAAAAGCGATAAATTCATTAGATAAAGTAGATTTGACAAATGGCCAAAATCCTCCAg GCAAACAGGCAGCTCAAGGTCCTGGCCCAACAAAAGTGACTAAACGTCCTGTACCTGCACATCGCAG GGCAAAAGCGAGGGGCATCATTTTGCAGGATAGTGAAAACGAAACGGATAGCTAG
- the LOC105777076 gene encoding SAL1 phosphatase isoform X1: MAYGKELAAAIKAASLAARLCRKVQKALLQSDVRSKHGRNKSPVTVADYGSQALVSFVLQQEFPGEFSLVAEEDSNDLRKDGGGEIVERITKLVNESLTSDGSYGVSLSSEDVLKAIDSGKSEGGSQGRHWVLDPIDGTKGFVRGDQYAVALALLDRGNVVLGVLACPNLPLTSISVAHPHSPNNEVGCLFFAEVGRGTYMQLLDGSSTVKVQVSAVENPEEASFFESYESAHSMHDLSSLIAQKLGVKAAPIRMDSQVKYGALSRGDGAIYLRFPRNGYREKIWDHAAGSIVVTEAGGVVTDAAGKQLDFSKGKYLDLDTGIIVSNQKLMPLLFDAVRASLAQKSKPQP; encoded by the exons ATGGCTTATGGTAAAGAGCTGGCTGCCGCCATCAAAGCTGCCTCTCTCGCTGCTCGTCTCTGTCGG AAAGTTCAAAAGGCGTTGCTTCAATCAGATGTTCGATCAAAACATGGTAGGAATAAAAGTCCCGTAACAGTAGCTGATTATG GCTCACAAGCACTGGTTAGTTTTGTGCTGCAGCAGGAATTTCCCGGTGAATTCTCATTAGTTGCCGAGGAG GATTCGAATGATCTTCGCAAGGATGGTGGTGGGGAAATAGTAGAACGAATTACTAAACTTGTGAATGAATCTCTAACTAGTGACGGATCATACGGTGTTAGTTTATCCTCAGAAGATGTTCTTAAAGCCATTGACAGTGGCAAATCTGAAGGTGGCTCCCAAGGTCGACACTGGGTTTTGGATCCTATAGACGGCACTAAAGG ATTTGTAAGGGGAGATCAATATGCAGTGGCGTTGGCTTTGCTAGACAGAGGAAATGTTGTTTTGGGAGTGCTGGCTTGTCCAAATCTTCCATTAACTTCCATCAGTGTTGCTCATCCACATTCTCCAAATAATGAAGTTGGTTGTCTCTTCTTTGCTGAAGTTGGTCGAGGAACTTATATGCAGCTGCTTGACGGTTCTTCCACGGTCAAG GTGCAGGTAAGTGCTGTTGAAAATCCAGAAGAAGCTTCATTCTTCGAGTCATATGAATCAGCACATTCCATGCATGATCTATCCAGTTTAATTGCCCAA AAACTTGGGGTCAAAGCAGCACCAATTAGAATGGATAGCCAGGTAAAGTACGGCGCTCTTTCCAGAGGAGATGGAGCCATATATCTGCGTTTTCCTCGCAATGGGTATCGAGAGAAAATATGGGATCATGCTGCTGGCTCTATTGTTGTAACTG AAGCTGGGGGAGTGGTGACAGATGCTGCAGGGAAGCAATTGGATTTTTCCAAGGGAAAGTATCTTGATCTGGATACTGGCATCATTGTTTCCAATCAGAAGTTGATGCCATTACTCTTCGATGCAGTTAGAGCCTCCCTGGCCCAGAAATCTAAGCCTCAGCCTTAG